GTATTGTGTATCTGTCATCCAAATGATCGTATCATGATTTTGATCTTGAATAGGAGTTGCTGCTGTATAAGTTTGAAAACAAAGATTGAGCCAAGTTGCTATAAAAAAAATAGTCCAAATCTTCTTCATTATCATCACCTTACAATTAAGGTACCCATGTTGCTCCTATAACCGAACAAGTAAATTAAGGAATTATTGTTGAGGGAACACCGCCAATAGATTCTGTTGTGGAAAATATATGTGAATATTTATGTATTTAAACAAGAGGACATCAATGTTACAAAGCATTATATATATAAAGTTGAACTTATGTCAGTCAATCGAGCTAATATGCAAAGACATAAAATATACATGAAATATAAGGAGGTGGTAGCTAAGTTGAAAATCGGAATTATTGGTGCTGTGCCAATTGAAGTCGAACTTCTTTTATCAAAGATGAATATTCAACAAAAAGTTATTATTGCAGATATCCCTTTTTTTACTGGTATGATTAAACAAATACCTGTGGTTGTGTGTATATCTAAGATAGGGACAGTAAATGCTGCCCTTGCATCCACTCTTTTAATTGAGAACTTTAATGTAGAATCGATTGTATTCAATGGTGCTGCCGGTGCATTAGTTACAGATGTAAATTTTGGTGATGTCATTGTATCTAGTGGTACACAGTTCTGGAACGTTAATTATACAGCAATTGATGTTCCCATAAGTCAATACCCTGATCTTCGAATATCTGTTTATAAAGCAAACAAGAGACTCATTCATTTAGCTAAAAATAGTCAAGAACAAGTTGATTTCTGTATAGAAATTGGAAAGGTATTAACAGCAAATACATTCGTAGCTGACGTAGAGCTAAGAGATAAATTAAGAATGAAATTTAATGGTTTGTGTGTTGAGACAGAAGGAGCCGCTGTAGGTCAAGTTACATCTTTGAATAAAATACCTTATATCGTTTTTAGAGGTATTTCTGATTTCTCAAATAAAAATTCTCCAAAAGACATTAATATATTTGGGAAATTAGCTGCTGATAATGCTCAGAAAGTAACATTAAATGTTTTAGCTCAATTATGTTAGAGCAATACGATAATAATCAAATTAAGTTTATAGAAAAACAATAAACGCTAGACTGTTAACCGTAAAGGCTACCCATTTTGTTGGTAATCATAACTGTTTCTTAGCTTGTAATCTATTTTTCTCCATCCTCACTAAATACTCCCTTGAAACCTCAAATGCTCACTTATTCGTCTTACTATTCCTTCATCATTGTCTTTCATATAAACCAAAGGGAACTCCAAAATAAGAGCTCCCTTTCTTTTATTCTTTCCCACGCTTCATGAAAATAAAGTCGATTCCAAATAACATGAGCAAAAGACCAGTAAATAACCAATTAGAGTAACTCGTAGCAGTTAGAGGTAATTGAGCCTGTGTCTGGTTAGAAGTCTTGTCGATTTTATCTTCATGTGTTTTATGTTCTTTTTCGTCCACTTCTTCATATAAGGATGTCCCATAATGTCGATTAAAATCGCTAACCTTTAATTCTTGATTTCCTCTATTGATAATCCAAAAAACAACATTCTCACCTGACGGGATAGAGATGGATTGCACAGGTCGCCATTTTAAATCGGCCTCCCTTCCTTTCATTGGGTAACGATAACGAATCGTCTTGTACCAAATAAATGAACAAGCATACATCAGTTAAACAGTATTATTTATTACCTGAATCCGTGGTATTAGCAGTGATGTTCACGCAATCATGGTATTTTGAATAGAGTGAACACCCTGGATATGATGAAGCTTTCCATGACCTAAAACAGGGAAACGGAAACCTCTTATTTAG
This portion of the Bacillus carboniphilus genome encodes:
- a CDS encoding 5'-methylthioadenosine/adenosylhomocysteine nucleosidase, with product MSVNRANMQRHKIYMKYKEVVAKLKIGIIGAVPIEVELLLSKMNIQQKVIIADIPFFTGMIKQIPVVVCISKIGTVNAALASTLLIENFNVESIVFNGAAGALVTDVNFGDVIVSSGTQFWNVNYTAIDVPISQYPDLRISVYKANKRLIHLAKNSQEQVDFCIEIGKVLTANTFVADVELRDKLRMKFNGLCVETEGAAVGQVTSLNKIPYIVFRGISDFSNKNSPKDINIFGKLAADNAQKVTLNVLAQLC